The following proteins are encoded in a genomic region of Lachnospiraceae bacterium KM106-2:
- a CDS encoding sodium/glutamate symporter, whose product MLLFLLEMIVLSITKERIRYDMTFNLDIYKTMALVSLVFYLGKYVRNKFSILTKYCIPPSVVGGFLFALFILLLNETGLATINLDTTLQNIFMTAFFTSIGFTASLKILKQGGIKVLIILGLSAGLVFLQNVVGVTLAKVFSLEPLLGLCTGSIPMVGGHGTAGSFGPMIEELGINGATTVSVASATFGLIMGSIIGGLVARRLIISKNIKTVKDENSKDTPDVVGDFNEENRNILSFKRLMTGACLLFIAMGIGSFVSEFIELTGLTFPSYIGAMLVAAVMRNISDFRGKEIVEKEIETLGGLSLSFFLTMALMGLKLWQLFDLALPLLVMLVAQVLLVGFFAYFITFRIMGRNYEAVVFSSAMCGFGMGATPNAIANMDELTNRYGFVPTPYFVVPIVGGLFIDFVNSGIITIFVNLIH is encoded by the coding sequence ATGTTACTATTTTTATTGGAAATGATAGTATTGAGTATTACCAAAGAAAGGATTCGTTATGATATGACATTTAATTTAGACATTTATAAAACAATGGCACTCGTTTCACTCGTATTTTATCTTGGGAAATATGTTCGTAACAAATTTTCCATTTTAACAAAATACTGTATTCCTCCTTCAGTGGTGGGCGGATTCCTCTTCGCTTTATTCATTTTACTTCTTAATGAGACAGGTTTAGCGACGATCAATCTGGATACAACGTTACAAAATATATTTATGACTGCTTTCTTTACCAGTATCGGTTTCACCGCTAGTTTAAAAATATTAAAGCAAGGTGGTATCAAGGTATTAATTATCCTTGGCTTATCCGCCGGACTTGTATTTTTGCAAAATGTTGTCGGTGTTACACTGGCGAAAGTCTTTAGCTTAGAACCTTTATTAGGACTTTGTACTGGCTCGATCCCAATGGTCGGAGGTCACGGTACTGCCGGCTCCTTTGGTCCTATGATCGAAGAACTTGGAATCAATGGCGCAACAACTGTTTCCGTTGCTTCTGCAACTTTTGGATTGATCATGGGTAGTATCATCGGTGGTCTTGTAGCTCGAAGATTGATCATTAGTAAAAACATTAAAACTGTAAAAGATGAGAATTCTAAAGATACTCCTGATGTTGTTGGCGATTTTAATGAAGAAAATCGCAACATTTTATCTTTTAAACGATTAATGACTGGCGCTTGCTTATTATTTATCGCAATGGGAATTGGTTCTTTCGTATCCGAGTTCATCGAATTAACCGGATTAACTTTCCCTTCTTATATCGGTGCAATGCTTGTTGCAGCTGTAATGAGAAATATCTCCGATTTTAGAGGAAAAGAAATTGTTGAAAAGGAAATTGAAACTCTTGGTGGTCTTAGTCTTTCCTTCTTCCTTACAATGGCACTAATGGGATTAAAACTATGGCAGTTATTCGATCTTGCATTACCATTACTTGTTATGTTAGTGGCGCAAGTACTCTTAGTTGGATTCTTCGCTTACTTCATTACTTTCCGTATCATGGGAAGAAACTACGAAGCCGTTGTCTTCTCTTCTGCTATGTGCGGATTCGGTATGGGTGCAACTCCAAATGCAATTGCCAATATGGATGAATTAACAAACCGCTATGGTTTCGTTCCAACTCCATATTTTGTAGTTCCGATCGTCGGCGGTCTATTCATCGACTTTGTAAACTCCGGCATCATTACGATCTTCGTAAATTTGATTCACTAG
- a CDS encoding ABC transporter, ATP-binding protein — translation MYVEIREVHKSYGQNGSYMEVLKGVNTSVEKGQMCVILGPSGSGKSTLLNAIGGLDTINSGSIKVDGLEINGMNQKKLMKYRRDNLGFIFQFYNLVYNLTVRENIEVCAYLTKTPLNIDELLGTLGLTEHQNKFPSELSGGQQQRCAIARALVKNPKLLLCDEPTGALDSATSKDILILLEKINQLYGTTMLIVTHNTTIKDMVHKVIKIKDGRVVKDYQNEVIVKAADLEDL, via the coding sequence ATGTATGTAGAAATAAGAGAAGTTCATAAAAGTTATGGTCAGAATGGAAGCTACATGGAAGTGTTAAAAGGAGTTAATACTAGTGTAGAAAAAGGACAGATGTGTGTAATTCTAGGCCCAAGTGGTTCGGGAAAATCAACGTTATTAAATGCCATTGGGGGATTGGATACGATTAATTCGGGCTCCATAAAAGTAGATGGATTAGAAATCAATGGAATGAATCAAAAGAAATTAATGAAATACCGAAGGGATAACTTAGGATTCATCTTTCAATTCTATAATTTGGTCTATAATCTTACGGTGCGAGAGAATATTGAAGTATGTGCTTATCTTACGAAGACGCCCCTTAATATTGATGAACTGCTAGGTACATTAGGTTTAACAGAACATCAGAATAAATTTCCATCCGAATTATCAGGGGGACAGCAACAACGTTGTGCCATTGCTAGAGCACTCGTTAAGAATCCGAAATTATTACTTTGTGATGAACCAACAGGAGCTTTAGACAGCGCCACATCAAAAGATATTTTGATCCTATTAGAGAAGATCAATCAGTTATATGGAACAACAATGTTGATCGTAACACATAATACAACGATTAAAGATATGGTGCATAAAGTCATTAAGATCAAAGATGGCAGAGTGGTAAAAGATTATCAAAATGAGGTTATCGTAAAAGCAGCAGACTTGGAGGATTTATAA
- a CDS encoding flavodoxin: MEQVKVIYWTQTGNTEMMAGAIAEGIKQAGKEAVLLEVGNCSVADLEQDSIFVLGCPAMGAEELEETEMEPFMAELESHLTGKKVALFGSYGWGDGQWMRDWAERIENAGASVIGGEGLIVNETPEDDGLTSCRNFGEKIASN, from the coding sequence ATGGAACAAGTAAAAGTAATTTATTGGACACAGACAGGAAATACAGAAATGATGGCAGGAGCTATCGCAGAAGGAATTAAACAAGCGGGGAAAGAAGCAGTTCTTCTTGAAGTAGGTAATTGTAGTGTTGCTGATTTAGAACAAGACAGTATCTTTGTACTTGGCTGCCCGGCAATGGGAGCAGAAGAACTGGAAGAGACAGAAATGGAACCTTTTATGGCTGAATTGGAATCTCATCTTACAGGGAAAAAAGTAGCTTTATTCGGATCCTATGGATGGGGTGATGGCCAATGGATGAGAGATTGGGCAGAACGAATTGAAAATGCGGGAGCATCTGTTATTGGAGGAGAAGGACTGATCGTCAATGAAACTCCAGAGGATGATGGTTTGACAAGCTGCCGTAACTTTGGTGAAAAGATCGCATCTAACTAG
- a CDS encoding glycerate kinase, with product MKVVVAIDSLKGSLTSMDAGYAISEGIKRVYQDAEVAIRPLADGGEGTVDALVCGMNGTINQVKVTGPAGKEVNCKYGMIESTYTAIIEMSGAAGITLVNDNEKNPLHTTTYGVGEVIKDAIDKGCRRFIVGIGGSATNDGGIGMLQALGYGFLDKNGEQVAHGAIGLKDLVTITDDQVIPELSECEFKIACDVTNPLCGKEGCSAIYGPQKGATPQMVEEMDEWLNQYAALAKKKYEHADQEYPGTGAAGGMGFAFLTFTNAKLESGIKIVLEETKLEQYLKDADYVITGEGRLDGQTAMGKAPIGVAKLAKKYEKPVLAFAGCVTEEAKECNQEGIDAFFPILRSLVTLEEALAGENAKRNMANAVEQVFRVIKIKEK from the coding sequence ATGAAGGTAGTTGTAGCAATAGATTCACTAAAAGGTAGTTTAACCTCGATGGATGCAGGCTATGCAATTAGTGAAGGAATAAAAAGAGTATATCAGGATGCAGAAGTAGCGATCCGACCACTGGCAGATGGTGGTGAAGGAACGGTTGATGCACTTGTGTGCGGCATGAATGGCACCATCAATCAAGTTAAAGTAACTGGTCCTGCTGGAAAAGAGGTCAATTGCAAGTATGGGATGATCGAAAGTACGTATACTGCAATTATCGAAATGTCTGGTGCTGCAGGTATCACATTAGTAAATGACAATGAGAAAAATCCACTTCATACAACTACGTATGGTGTTGGAGAGGTTATCAAGGATGCCATCGACAAAGGATGCCGTAGATTTATCGTAGGAATTGGAGGAAGCGCCACAAATGATGGAGGTATCGGAATGCTGCAGGCATTGGGATATGGCTTCCTTGATAAAAATGGAGAACAAGTTGCTCATGGAGCTATCGGTCTTAAAGATTTAGTTACGATTACAGATGATCAGGTAATTCCTGAACTGTCAGAATGTGAATTTAAGATTGCCTGTGATGTAACCAATCCACTCTGTGGTAAAGAAGGATGTAGTGCTATCTATGGTCCACAAAAGGGTGCTACGCCTCAAATGGTGGAAGAAATGGATGAGTGGTTGAATCAATATGCTGCATTAGCAAAGAAAAAGTATGAACATGCCGATCAAGAATATCCTGGAACAGGTGCAGCTGGTGGGATGGGATTCGCATTTTTGACCTTTACTAATGCAAAATTAGAATCTGGTATTAAGATCGTGTTAGAAGAGACGAAATTGGAGCAGTATCTAAAAGATGCAGATTACGTTATTACCGGAGAAGGACGTCTGGATGGACAGACTGCTATGGGAAAGGCTCCGATTGGAGTTGCTAAATTAGCGAAAAAGTATGAAAAACCGGTGTTAGCTTTTGCCGGATGTGTGACCGAAGAGGCAAAAGAATGTAATCAGGAAGGAATCGATGCCTTTTTCCCAATCCTTCGTTCGCTTGTTACGTTAGAGGAAGCATTAGCAGGAGAAAATGCAAAGAGGAATATGGCAAATGCAGTAGAACAAGTATTTCGTGTAATAAAGATTAAGGAGAAATAA
- a CDS encoding ABC transporter, permease protein, protein MDRILFRRVFRELKKNLISYLALFGMILVGMYLVMSVISAAENVISGVDENAKKNQLEDGEFSTISELPDETLSKLKEKGITIEKQYYFDYDVMKDGVLRVFRNRKEINLVRLDSGRLAQKENEVVLEKQFAKKNNLKVQDSIQIGGRSYTITGIGSTPDYDCMLKTTADSNAESSKFGTAFLTKESYEHLRKEGKNHRSQQFYYSYQLHKKESADSLKRQLEKTQLLKEFIKQTENPRIKASKDDVIINKYAGIAAGVIVMILFTYVISIFVVHNIEKDSEVIGTLYAQGIAKRNILTHYLTLPVLITMMAGIIGTMIGLSKIGSGVQMQDTLDYFSLAQPAYTYPLYLIIYGMFMPPVVSAIVNIIVMNQMLNRPVLSMLRKEAPKRHLKQIPLNHMKFVHRFQIRQFLREIRSGLAIVFGMFIALLVIMLGLDCYTICKNQSDEFRNDTKYQYMYSYQLPPEKVPNGGEAIYVETFQKKVLGYDQDVSLMGIDSTNKYFPFHLKKGTARVAISSSAATKFNLGIGDCLSIKNKVSGKKYTFVIDKVVPYSVGLTLFMDIDSMRELFYQKNRYFNAVLSDHKLSIPDEKIYSITTRKEVVRSSDVFINSMRSMVITLLIVAIGIFIGVMYLMVNVMIERSGFHISLMKVFGYENREVQKFYLDGNGYLVAIAALFCIPLAKKVMDMVYPYLIANVSCGMNLTFSWWMYGVVYLGVVLCFFLVKELLLAKLNKILPAEVLKNRE, encoded by the coding sequence ATGGATAGAATATTATTTCGTAGAGTATTTCGAGAGCTGAAAAAGAATCTAATTAGCTATCTTGCGTTATTTGGCATGATCTTAGTCGGTATGTATTTGGTGATGTCTGTCATCAGTGCAGCGGAGAATGTGATCAGTGGTGTGGATGAGAATGCAAAGAAGAATCAGTTAGAAGATGGCGAGTTTTCTACGATAAGTGAACTTCCAGATGAAACGTTATCTAAGTTAAAAGAAAAAGGCATCACCATAGAGAAACAGTATTATTTTGATTATGATGTAATGAAAGATGGCGTTTTACGTGTATTTCGAAATCGTAAGGAGATCAATTTAGTCAGATTGGATAGCGGCAGATTAGCTCAGAAGGAAAATGAAGTTGTATTAGAAAAGCAGTTTGCAAAGAAAAACAACCTTAAGGTGCAAGATTCGATTCAAATCGGTGGCAGATCTTATACGATCACAGGAATCGGCTCTACTCCTGATTATGATTGTATGTTAAAAACGACCGCAGACAGCAATGCAGAAAGCTCCAAATTCGGAACCGCTTTTCTTACGAAGGAAAGTTATGAACACTTACGAAAAGAGGGAAAAAATCATCGTTCCCAGCAATTTTATTATAGTTACCAATTACATAAAAAGGAGAGTGCAGACTCCTTAAAAAGACAACTGGAAAAGACACAGCTCTTAAAAGAATTCATAAAACAGACAGAAAATCCAAGGATCAAGGCTTCCAAAGATGATGTCATCATCAATAAATATGCAGGAATAGCAGCAGGAGTCATAGTTATGATCCTATTTACCTATGTCATATCTATCTTTGTGGTCCATAATATTGAAAAGGATAGTGAAGTGATCGGAACGCTCTATGCACAAGGAATCGCTAAAAGAAATATCTTAACTCATTATTTAACACTTCCAGTACTGATCACAATGATGGCAGGAATCATTGGTACCATGATCGGTTTAAGTAAAATTGGAAGTGGTGTTCAGATGCAGGATACCTTAGATTATTTCTCGTTGGCGCAGCCAGCATATACGTATCCTTTATATTTGATCATTTACGGCATGTTTATGCCACCAGTAGTATCTGCAATCGTAAATATCATCGTGATGAATCAAATGTTAAATCGCCCGGTTCTTTCTATGTTACGAAAAGAAGCTCCTAAGAGACATCTAAAACAGATTCCATTAAATCACATGAAGTTTGTTCATCGTTTTCAAATTCGTCAATTTTTAAGGGAGATCCGATCCGGTCTTGCAATCGTATTCGGTATGTTTATTGCCTTATTAGTTATAATGTTAGGTCTGGATTGCTATACTATCTGTAAGAACCAGAGTGATGAATTTCGAAATGATACAAAGTATCAATATATGTATTCGTACCAGCTGCCACCAGAGAAAGTACCTAATGGGGGAGAAGCAATCTATGTGGAAACCTTCCAGAAGAAAGTACTTGGATATGATCAAGATGTATCACTGATGGGAATCGATTCAACAAATAAGTATTTTCCATTTCATCTGAAAAAGGGAACTGCAAGAGTTGCGATCTCCTCATCAGCAGCGACAAAATTTAACTTAGGTATAGGAGACTGCTTAAGTATTAAGAATAAAGTAAGTGGTAAAAAGTATACTTTTGTTATTGATAAGGTCGTTCCATATTCAGTAGGCTTAACGCTGTTTATGGATATTGATAGTATGAGAGAGCTATTTTACCAAAAGAACCGTTATTTTAATGCAGTATTATCCGATCATAAATTAAGCATTCCAGATGAGAAGATTTATTCCATTACAACAAGAAAAGAGGTCGTTCGTAGTTCAGATGTATTTATTAACAGCATGAGATCAATGGTCATCACATTACTGATAGTAGCAATCGGTATCTTTATAGGAGTTATGTATTTGATGGTAAATGTCATGATCGAACGATCGGGATTTCATATCTCGTTGATGAAAGTATTTGGGTATGAGAACCGAGAGGTTCAGAAGTTCTATTTAGATGGAAATGGCTATTTGGTAGCGATTGCAGCACTCTTTTGTATTCCACTGGCTAAGAAGGTCATGGATATGGTCTATCCTTATCTCATCGCAAACGTATCCTGTGGTATGAATTTAACGTTTTCGTGGTGGATGTACGGAGTTGTCTATCTTGGCGTAGTCTTATGCTTTTTCCTTGTAAAAGAACTTCTGCTGGCAAAATTAAATAAGATCCTACCAGCAGAAGTCTTAAAGAACCGGGAATAA
- a CDS encoding N-acetyl-D-glucosamine permease 2, possible, with the protein MNQDKQYNKTIYACFIAYIVQAIVNNFVPLLFLTFQSTYHISLDQITLLVTFNFGIQLLIDLVSVKLVDQIGYRLSILIAHGMAAAGLVGLTILPEVLPDPYMGLLLAVAIYAIGGGLIEVLVSPIVEACPTERKEAAMSLLHSFYCWGHVGVVIISTVFFYIAGIQNWKILAIAWALIPLCNGILFRKVPIAKLVEEENGWSVKRLFSTPIFYLLLLMMVCSGASEQAVSQWASAYAEKSLGLVKAVGDLAGPLLFAVMMGASRAWYGKKGDKIELRRFMYLSSILCIVSYLVIFFTNSPIFGMIGYGLCGLSVGIMWPGTFSIASASLPYGGTAMFALLALAGDLGCQSGPTLVGFVSNLANGNLRVGIITAIVFPVLLLIALLWNKKTAE; encoded by the coding sequence ATGAATCAGGATAAACAATATAATAAAACCATATATGCGTGCTTTATTGCTTATATCGTACAGGCAATCGTAAATAATTTTGTCCCATTATTATTTTTAACTTTTCAATCGACCTATCACATCTCACTCGATCAGATTACTTTATTAGTAACGTTTAATTTTGGTATTCAGCTTCTCATTGACTTAGTCAGTGTGAAGCTGGTTGATCAAATTGGATATCGTCTTTCTATTTTGATCGCACATGGAATGGCGGCTGCCGGACTAGTTGGACTTACCATTCTACCAGAGGTGTTACCAGATCCTTATATGGGATTATTGCTTGCCGTAGCTATTTATGCGATTGGTGGCGGATTGATCGAAGTATTAGTCAGCCCGATCGTAGAAGCTTGTCCAACCGAGCGAAAGGAAGCAGCAATGAGTCTGTTACATTCTTTTTATTGTTGGGGACATGTCGGTGTCGTCATCATATCAACCGTGTTCTTCTACATAGCAGGAATACAGAACTGGAAAATCCTTGCCATCGCTTGGGCACTGATCCCACTTTGCAATGGAATTCTGTTCCGTAAGGTACCGATTGCCAAATTAGTGGAAGAGGAAAATGGATGGAGTGTGAAGAGACTATTTTCGACACCGATCTTTTATCTCCTTTTACTTATGATGGTTTGCTCTGGAGCAAGTGAACAAGCAGTAAGTCAGTGGGCGAGTGCTTATGCAGAAAAGTCATTAGGTTTGGTGAAAGCAGTTGGTGATCTAGCAGGACCATTATTATTTGCGGTTATGATGGGAGCAAGTAGAGCTTGGTATGGTAAGAAAGGTGATAAGATCGAGCTTAGAAGGTTCATGTATCTAAGCAGTATTTTATGTATTGTCAGTTATTTGGTGATCTTCTTTACGAATAGCCCGATATTTGGTATGATCGGCTACGGTTTATGCGGACTTTCTGTTGGTATTATGTGGCCAGGCACATTTAGTATTGCCTCAGCATCCTTACCGTACGGCGGAACAGCAATGTTTGCCTTACTAGCATTAGCGGGAGACCTTGGCTGTCAGAGTGGGCCAACCTTAGTCGGATTTGTATCGAATCTGGCAAATGGTAATCTTAGAGTCGGAATTATCACAGCTATCGTATTCCCGGTTTTATTATTGATCGCACTTTTATGGAATAAGAAAACAGCAGAGTAA
- a CDS encoding transcriptional regulator, TetR family has product MKADSRTKEHLLSAAKEEFMEKGYLKASLRSICKKAEVTTGALYFFFQDKEDLFGNIVDAPLTKLRELALAHYEEEKQAAKSGVGLEDHDDDIEVALEVIDYLYQYRDEFLLVLLKSQGSKYENFQDEIISITEIHNQMLSNVVTDIRKTKPISKQVIHWMSHMQIEAFAYLLAHEPSKEAAKEELVNMIHFLISGWNGMYEGLEKQNNNNE; this is encoded by the coding sequence ATGAAAGCAGATTCCAGGACGAAAGAACATCTATTATCGGCTGCCAAGGAAGAATTCATGGAAAAAGGTTATCTGAAGGCTTCCTTGCGGTCAATTTGTAAGAAAGCGGAAGTAACAACCGGTGCTTTGTATTTTTTCTTTCAAGATAAAGAAGATTTATTTGGAAATATTGTCGATGCACCTTTAACGAAGCTTCGAGAATTGGCATTGGCACACTATGAAGAGGAAAAGCAGGCGGCAAAATCCGGAGTTGGTTTGGAGGATCATGATGATGATATCGAAGTTGCTTTAGAAGTAATTGATTATCTATATCAATATCGTGATGAATTTTTGTTAGTGCTTTTGAAATCACAAGGTTCAAAATATGAGAATTTTCAAGATGAGATCATTTCAATTACAGAGATTCATAACCAGATGTTATCTAATGTGGTTACTGATATAAGAAAGACTAAACCGATCAGCAAACAAGTCATCCATTGGATGTCTCATATGCAAATAGAAGCATTTGCGTATCTATTAGCACATGAACCTTCTAAAGAGGCTGCAAAAGAAGAGTTAGTGAATATGATCCATTTCCTAATTAGTGGCTGGAATGGAATGTATGAAGGATTGGAAAAACAAAATAACAATAATGAATAA
- a CDS encoding predicted glycolate dehydrogenase regulator, with product MITHVDKNLAAQIIQTVKQTCNQEIHFIDHDGIIYASSNNAKVGVYQEAALTALKSQAMVEIKEDNHFNNIKKGVNLPVFHNNSIITIIGIAGDPDEVRSYAYLAEQITQLLIRDQELYVSSRTETEMRNYIIQSLIHGRNLNQEHLYTCLAQMELTKTASLRCMVIKLHSRYNLTNIALIEQSIYQLFQSTSITLYTYNYPNEYIALINDTQFEACVPVFQNFAKQYDHIINIAIGGRFEISHMANSYRTALFTLKSLANKHTPFAVFDDLNLEIILTNLDHTTKDNYLLKTVAALSSEEMELLEIYYEEDMSLTKTCERLYLHKNTVQYKLDRIHKLCGYNPRKFRDAVILYIATRIH from the coding sequence ATGATAACACACGTAGACAAAAATTTAGCAGCCCAGATCATTCAAACCGTGAAACAAACCTGCAACCAGGAAATTCATTTTATCGATCACGATGGCATTATCTATGCCAGCAGTAATAACGCTAAAGTCGGGGTCTATCAAGAAGCTGCACTTACAGCACTAAAGTCCCAAGCAATGGTCGAAATTAAAGAAGACAACCACTTTAATAATATAAAAAAAGGAGTCAATCTTCCAGTATTCCACAATAATTCTATTATTACCATCATCGGAATCGCTGGTGATCCTGATGAAGTAAGATCCTATGCCTATCTAGCTGAACAGATCACACAATTGTTGATCCGTGACCAGGAACTCTATGTTTCTTCCCGTACAGAGACCGAAATGAGAAATTACATCATTCAGTCGCTTATCCATGGACGTAATTTGAACCAAGAACACCTTTATACCTGTCTTGCACAGATGGAACTAACAAAGACTGCTTCCCTTCGTTGTATGGTCATCAAGCTTCATTCTCGTTACAACTTGACAAATATTGCATTAATTGAGCAATCGATCTATCAGTTGTTTCAATCTACAAGTATAACACTTTATACGTATAATTATCCAAATGAATATATCGCTTTGATCAATGATACTCAATTTGAAGCTTGTGTCCCTGTTTTTCAAAACTTTGCAAAACAATATGATCATATCATCAATATCGCCATTGGTGGAAGATTTGAAATTTCGCACATGGCGAACTCTTACCGTACTGCCTTATTCACCCTGAAAAGTCTGGCCAATAAGCATACTCCATTTGCAGTTTTTGATGATCTGAATTTAGAGATCATCCTTACAAATTTAGATCATACAACAAAAGACAACTACCTTCTAAAGACGGTAGCTGCCTTATCTAGTGAAGAAATGGAATTATTAGAAATCTATTATGAAGAAGACATGTCTTTAACAAAGACCTGTGAGCGTCTCTATCTTCATAAAAATACGGTTCAGTATAAGTTAGACCGTATTCATAAACTCTGTGGCTATAATCCTCGTAAGTTTAGGGATGCTGTAATTCTTTATATTGCAACTAGAATTCACTAG